CGACCTCGCGCCGTGGCGTGCGACGCACCACGTTGGTCTCGCCGAAAAGAGCCTTCTCAGCCTCACAAGCGCCATCGAATGGATCAAGTGCGGGGTAGTGAGAAAAGGCAAGCAAGGTCTTGCCGAGACGGCGCGCCCGACGCGCGACGTCGCTAATCCAAGAGAGAATGAAGGGCTTGAGCCGCAGCATGGCGTTCCAGCCGCCGGCGGTGCTGTCGATGAAGGCAGCCTCTTCCCCATGGCTGAAGTTGCCATCGCGCGGCTCGAAGACATTTGCGTCGATCATCAACAGCCACAGATCGCGCGCCGGTTCGACGAGATAGGACGCATCCACGAGCCGGTAGCGATTGCTGCCATCCGGCGAAGCCACCTCGTAGAGCCTGTCCTCTTCAGCATCGGACGATCCAAACGGGCTTTCCCAATGAATGTATTCCGGCCGCCGGAAGAAGCCAAAATTCGCCATCGGGCGAAACCCCTCTGGATATCCCTCGCAATACATACTGTCGCTGAAAACGGCACCTGCGCCGGCGAGACCGGCATCGCTCGAGACGAGGACGACCCGACCGCCTTCCGCCAGGAACTCCTTGGTGTGGTGGCGGCCACGCAGGCCGAAAATGTCATGATTTCCCGGCAGCGCATAAAAGGCTACGCCATGGTCGCGGCTGTGTCGCTGCAGGATATCGGCAAGTTTTTCCGTCGTGGCCCGCTGGCCGTCGTCGCTATAGTCGCCCAACAGCAAGACGTGGCGGATGCCGCGCTTCACCACCTTCTTGAGCGCTGCATGCAACGCGCCGGCACTCTCGTTGAAAACCCGCGTCGACTGGCGAGTGTCCGACCAGCTGCGCATCGTCAACGCCTGGCCGCCGATGCCGATGCCGGAAAAGCCGAAATCGGCATCGATATCGTGAAAATGCGCGTCCGCAATAACGGCAATTTCGGGGAAGGTTCGAGGCGTCATGAATGACCCTGCTTTTGCGCTTCGATCAGATCTATCCATTCCGACGCACGCCGGGCTGCGTCATAGAGCATCGGCTTCGGCGTTTCGAACCACTCGTCCGGATGCAACTCGCGCCGCTCACGAATGATGGCAAGGGCATCATCCAGCGTCGGGTAGAAATGCGGCTGCTGCTTGTGAAGAAAAAGCGCAACCAGCGAAACGGAGCGGCTGCGTCCGCTTCGGCAATTGACGAGGACGTTGCCGCCGTCGGGAAAGGGATAGGTTTCCCGCTTCGGCATGGTCTGGCGGAGAGCGCCATCGAGGACATAGTAGGCGCCGAGCATCATTGTATCGGGGCTGCCCTCCCCGTCGATCAGACCGACCTTATAATAGCGGATATCGCCGTAGCCTGACGCCCTTACGTCAGCTGTTTCCTCATCCGCCGTTACATAGTTGATGTCGAGGTTGACAGCACAGTTCACCACGGTGGTAATCTGGTGTTCGCGTAGCAGGCCGATATTGCTTGCGCCGCTGCCTCCGCCAATGAAGAGGGTGGCCCCGAAGGGTCCGAGGCCTTCCGCGATCAAACTGATCGCCGGGCGTGCGTAGACAGGTCCATCCATGTCAAATCCTCCAGGCCTCCCACCTCAGACCATTGAAAACGGTCTATGCTCACGCTTCTGCCGGCG
This genomic window from Sinorhizobium sp. B11 contains:
- a CDS encoding dual specificity protein phosphatase family protein translates to MDGPVYARPAISLIAEGLGPFGATLFIGGGSGASNIGLLREHQITTVVNCAVNLDINYVTADEETADVRASGYGDIRYYKVGLIDGEGSPDTMMLGAYYVLDGALRQTMPKRETYPFPDGGNVLVNCRSGRSRSVSLVALFLHKQQPHFYPTLDDALAIIRERRELHPDEWFETPKPMLYDAARRASEWIDLIEAQKQGHS
- a CDS encoding metallophosphoesterase is translated as MTPRTFPEIAVIADAHFHDIDADFGFSGIGIGGQALTMRSWSDTRQSTRVFNESAGALHAALKKVVKRGIRHVLLLGDYSDDGQRATTEKLADILQRHSRDHGVAFYALPGNHDIFGLRGRHHTKEFLAEGGRVVLVSSDAGLAGAGAVFSDSMYCEGYPEGFRPMANFGFFRRPEYIHWESPFGSSDAEEDRLYEVASPDGSNRYRLVDASYLVEPARDLWLLMIDANVFEPRDGNFSHGEEAAFIDSTAGGWNAMLRLKPFILSWISDVARRARRLGKTLLAFSHYPALDPFDGACEAEKALFGETNVVRRTPRREVEDAFCAAGVHVHFSGHLHVEGVTRRGLDKGTFTNIAVPSLVAFPPAFKVIRPSHQDVAVDTVELADTFVDPRLLEGYRLETAVRHENGEAAHAAATYGVFLRAHKRALVIHRYLPKEWPAAIAASILPMNVAQAVECVAQAGKGLTPSSTALAECVPMIELIADWYCLRQGAHLAIAHIEPERLALYRLLADQFGLKPGAHDGSPARFLGILFGALGAFLDRAAEGRNSVVVRLERDLEAEPA